A stretch of Acidobacteriota bacterium DNA encodes these proteins:
- the guaA gene encoding glutamine-hydrolyzing GMP synthase: protein MKTHDEIAVLDFGSQYTQLIARRVRELKVFCEIFPCTVDPATLAGRRLKGVILSGGPQSVLEPGSPRCDRRFFAMGLPVLGICYGMQLMALETGGAVGRGERREYGKARMQVEAPGSPLFRKVPGQSVVWMSHGDDVSRLPEGFVPTARSAATLAAFENAGKSFFGLQFHPEVVHTQKGKQVLRNFLFEICRCRASWSMSAYIRSEVERIRALAGDAPVLCGLSGGVDSTVAATLVHRAVGNRQTCIFVDNGLLRKDEARQVMEKFRQLDLNVRAVDASARFLKALAGVTEPERKRKIIGRLFIEVFEEEARRLGPVEFLVQGTLYPDVIESVSVKGPSAVIKSHHNVGGLPEKMKLKLIEPLRELFKDEVRRLGTSLGIPELFTARQPFPGPGLAVRVLGDVTPERLEILRNADAVVGEEIRAAGLYRRVWQSFAVLLPVRSVGVMGDERTYDYTLAVRAVHSDDGMTADWARLPFRVLERISSRIVNEVKGVNRVVYDLTSKPPGTIEWE from the coding sequence ATGAAAACGCACGACGAGATCGCCGTCCTGGACTTCGGCTCCCAGTACACCCAGCTCATTGCCCGCCGGGTGCGGGAGCTGAAGGTCTTCTGCGAGATCTTCCCCTGCACGGTGGACCCCGCGACGCTCGCGGGGCGCCGCCTCAAGGGCGTCATCCTGTCGGGCGGCCCGCAGTCCGTTCTGGAGCCGGGGAGCCCCCGGTGCGACCGGCGGTTCTTCGCGATGGGCCTGCCGGTCCTGGGCATTTGTTACGGCATGCAGTTGATGGCGCTGGAAACCGGCGGCGCCGTCGGGCGGGGGGAACGCCGCGAGTACGGCAAGGCCCGAATGCAGGTGGAGGCCCCCGGCAGCCCCTTGTTCCGAAAGGTGCCCGGGCAGTCGGTGGTCTGGATGAGCCACGGAGACGACGTCAGCCGGCTGCCGGAGGGCTTCGTCCCCACGGCCCGCAGCGCCGCGACCCTGGCGGCGTTCGAGAACGCCGGGAAGTCCTTTTTCGGGCTCCAGTTCCACCCGGAGGTGGTGCACACGCAGAAGGGGAAGCAGGTCCTCCGGAACTTCCTCTTCGAGATCTGCCGCTGCAGGGCGTCCTGGTCCATGTCCGCCTACATTCGCTCGGAGGTGGAGCGCATCCGCGCCCTGGCCGGCGACGCCCCGGTGCTGTGCGGCCTCAGCGGGGGTGTGGACTCCACCGTGGCCGCCACCCTCGTCCACCGGGCGGTGGGCAACCGCCAGACCTGCATCTTCGTGGACAACGGCCTGCTCCGGAAGGACGAGGCCCGGCAGGTCATGGAGAAGTTCCGGCAGCTCGACCTCAACGTCCGGGCGGTGGACGCCTCGGCGCGCTTCCTGAAGGCGCTGGCCGGCGTCACGGAGCCCGAGCGCAAGCGCAAGATCATCGGGCGGCTCTTCATCGAGGTCTTCGAGGAGGAGGCCCGCAGGCTCGGCCCCGTGGAGTTCCTCGTCCAGGGGACCCTGTACCCGGACGTCATCGAGTCGGTTTCGGTGAAAGGCCCGTCGGCGGTCATCAAGAGCCACCACAACGTCGGCGGCCTCCCCGAGAAGATGAAGCTGAAGCTGATCGAGCCCCTGCGGGAGCTGTTCAAGGACGAGGTCCGGCGGCTGGGGACGTCGCTGGGGATCCCCGAGCTCTTCACGGCCCGGCAGCCCTTCCCCGGCCCCGGCCTGGCGGTGCGGGTCCTGGGGGACGTGACGCCGGAGCGCCTGGAGATCCTCCGGAACGCCGACGCGGTGGTGGGGGAGGAGATCCGGGCCGCCGGGCTCTACCGGCGAGTCTGGCAGTCCTTCGCCGTGCTGCTCCCCGTGCGCAGCGTGGGCGTCATGGGCGACGAGCGGACCTACGACTACACTCTCGCCGTCCGGGCCGTGCACAGCGACGACGGCATGACCGCCGACTGGGCCCGCCTTCCCTTCCGGGTCCTGGAGCGGATCTCCTCCCGGATCGTCAACGAGGTGAAGGGGGTCAACCGGGTGGTTTACGACCTCACGTCCAAGCCGCCCGGCACCATCGAGTGGGAGTGA
- the ybeY gene encoding rRNA maturation RNase YbeY, with the protein MNRVYLRNLQRKVALPLPALRGLVRAAMAELGFGNHSVTVIYCGRRKIRQLNRDFRHKDRPTDVLSFPDGTGDDDGRVYLGEVFIAPEVAAENARDFGAAFEAELRMLHVHGLLHLAGMDHEADRGEMLRRQAALLEKLPTP; encoded by the coding sequence ATGAACCGCGTCTACCTGCGGAACCTGCAGCGGAAGGTCGCGCTGCCGCTCCCCGCCCTGCGGGGGCTCGTCCGGGCGGCGATGGCGGAACTGGGCTTCGGGAATCACTCGGTCACCGTCATCTACTGCGGCCGTCGCAAGATCCGCCAGCTGAACCGGGACTTCCGCCACAAGGACCGGCCCACGGACGTCCTCTCCTTCCCGGACGGCACGGGCGACGACGACGGGCGCGTCTACCTGGGGGAGGTCTTCATCGCCCCGGAGGTGGCCGCCGAGAACGCCCGGGACTTCGGCGCCGCCTTCGAGGCCGAACTTCGCATGCTCCACGTCCACGGGCTGCTCCACCTCGCCGGCATGGACCACGAGGCCGACCGGGGCGAGATGCTCCGTCGCCAGGCGGCGCTCCTGGAAAAGCTGCCGACCCCGTAG